The Actinoplanes sp. N902-109 genomic interval GCGGAACCACTCCGGCAGATGCTGGTTGGTGACGATGAAACGGGCGGTGGCCAGCGCTTCGTACCAGTCCCTGCTCCACAGCGGCACCGGCTCGGCGGTGTGCGGCAGCGGCGCCTGACCGTCCACCGACACCCAGTGGTGCTCCAGCGGCACGCCTCGCGCCAGCAGCTCCTCGTGCACCGCGCGGGGACTGTCGGAGTACTGCCGCCCGGTGAAGCTGTTGTAGAGCACCACATCGCGCAGCGGCTTCTCACGCATCGCCGGGTAGTGCCGCTCCCGCAACCGCGCCTGGTTGCTCCGCCCGCGTTCCTCGTCCGGCAGCGCCGAGCGGACCCGCAGCACCACGCGCTCGTCGTCCAGCCATTCCAAGGAGACCCGCGGGGCGTCGCCGGCGAGCGGCAACGGCAGGGTGGTGAGGGCGGCCGGGGTGGCGGGCAGCGGCTGCACCGGGCCGGTCCCGGTGCGGAACAGCACGTTCCAGGTGCCGGCGCGCATGCGGACGGCCACGCCGAACGACGGCACTGCGACGGGGTCGACCTCCGCGGACCAGGTGTCGCCGGTGACCCGTACCGGGAAGGTCTTGGTCTCGCGGGCGTTGGCCGGGCGCAGCACCAGCTGGCACTCCCCGGTGGACGGGGGCAGCCGGCCCTCGAAGCGGAAACAGCGCCGCGCGGTGCTGACCCCGGTGAGCACCGGACCCGACGGCAGTGCGACCAGTTCCGGATCGCCGTCGGCCCGTGGATGCACCTGGACCGTCCGAGCGCCCAGGTCGATCGGGTCCCAGTGCCCGTCGACGACCGGTACGCAGCGGATCTCGGAACTCCGCCGGGTGCCGGTGGCCAGCCGGATCAGCCAGCGGTCGGCCGGTTCCCCCACCCGCAACGGAGGATAGTCCCGGCCGGTGCTTTGCAGGTCGCATTCCGGTACGTGAAAGGTGAACCGCTCCCCCTCCACCTGCAACGGGTACCGCCGCCAGGGCAGACCGGGCACCCGGGACAGCGTGGCGCTGGTGGGCCGCACCCCGGTCACCGAGCCCTCCAGCAGCACCCCGCCGTCGTGGGGGTGGACGCCGGTGAGGACGGCTGAGGTGTGCTCGACCCGTACGCGCAGCCGCCCGGCCGACAGATAGGGCACCACCCGGACGCCGCCGAGGTGCAGCGGGGTGAGCCGGATCGGGTGGGCGGGCTGACCGATCTCCAGCGAGCCCTTGCTCTTGCTGCCCAACCCGACCACGCCGACCACCACGGTCCAGTCGGAATCCGCGGTCAGGTCCAGCAGCTGCGGGTCGATGACCGCTTCGAACCCGGACCAGTCGTACGTGGTCCGCGCCGACCCGTGATCGGCGGTGGCATCGACACACCGGCGGTTGACCAGGGGCAGCCGCCGGGTACGCCGGCCGCCCGCCTCCTTGAGCCAGATCAGCCGGGACGTGCTCCACGGCCGCGCGGCCGACTCGCCGGGGATGAACGCATGCCCGCGGATGCGCAGCTTGCCGTCCACCCAGCAGACGTCGTGCACCTTGGTACGCGGCCGGGGCGTGCCCGCGGCGAACAACTCCGGCGGCAGCTGCGGTTGCCTCTCGTGCAGCAGATCCATGTCGTGATAGCGGCGCAGCCCCTTACGCGCGATCCGGCGCTGGCGGCGCAGCACCGGCAGCATCTCCAGCAGCTCCGGCAGCATCCGGTTGCGCACCAGGGTCCACAGCACCCGCTCGACCGCCGGCAACTCCAGGATCGCCGCCCGGTCGACGGTGTCCAGGAAGGCGTTGGCGCGGTCGAGGAACACCGTGCGGTAGTCGTCGTCGACCCGCGGCAGCACCCGCAGGAACAGCATCAGGTCGCTCTTGAGCACCGACTCGTCGTACAGCCGCTTGATCTCCGGATGGTCCGAGGAACCGAGCAGCCGGCTGACCCCCCAGCAGTTCTCCAGCCGGTCGATGAACGCGGGCAGCTCCTCGCGCCGCTGGGTGATCGACTTGTCCGGCCCCTCCCGCTCGCGCCAGTAGTAGATCGGCGCCGCCAGCACATCGACCGACTTGGCCAGC includes:
- a CDS encoding bifunctional glycosyltransferase family 2 protein/CDP-glycerol:glycerophosphate glycerophosphotransferase is translated as MTGSVLSVVVPVYNVAPYLGECLASLAGQYRDALEVIVVDDGSTDDSAAIAERFTARDPRFRLVRQANAGLGAARNTGTAHATGDWLMFVDSDDVLPPYAAELLVGSVEKTGSDFACGNVLRLTTRGLSQSPMHRAAFAATHLRTHVSKLPALLGDRTAWNKVFRRGFYDEHRLAFPEGVLYEDIPVTVPAHVLAKSVDVLAAPIYYWREREGPDKSITQRREELPAFIDRLENCWGVSRLLGSSDHPEIKRLYDESVLKSDLMLFLRVLPRVDDDYRTVFLDRANAFLDTVDRAAILELPAVERVLWTLVRNRMLPELLEMLPVLRRQRRIARKGLRRYHDMDLLHERQPQLPPELFAAGTPRPRTKVHDVCWVDGKLRIRGHAFIPGESAARPWSTSRLIWLKEAGGRRTRRLPLVNRRCVDATADHGSARTTYDWSGFEAVIDPQLLDLTADSDWTVVVGVVGLGSKSKGSLEIGQPAHPIRLTPLHLGGVRVVPYLSAGRLRVRVEHTSAVLTGVHPHDGGVLLEGSVTGVRPTSATLSRVPGLPWRRYPLQVEGERFTFHVPECDLQSTGRDYPPLRVGEPADRWLIRLATGTRRSSEIRCVPVVDGHWDPIDLGARTVQVHPRADGDPELVALPSGPVLTGVSTARRCFRFEGRLPPSTGECQLVLRPANARETKTFPVRVTGDTWSAEVDPVAVPSFGVAVRMRAGTWNVLFRTGTGPVQPLPATPAALTTLPLPLAGDAPRVSLEWLDDERVVLRVRSALPDEERGRSNQARLRERHYPAMREKPLRDVVLYNSFTGRQYSDSPRAVHEELLARGVPLEHHWVSVDGQAPLPHTAEPVPLWSRDWYEALATARFIVTNQHLPEWFRRRAGQVVVQTWHGTPLKRIGFDIADVQFTDKRYLEKLELETPHWSCLVSPNSFSSPILRRAFRFEGELLEIGYPRNDVLFRDRAATTERVRSAVGLPPDRTIILYAPTWRDDEHSGGGYRMTLQFDTEQAAARLGADHVLLVRRHPNVLDEVPGDGDGFVYDVSAYPDMADLLAAADILITDYSSVMFDFAATGRPMLFFTYDLAHYRDELRGFYFDFEAEAPGPLLATSAEVVAAVRDIDAITARYAERYRAFAAKACDLDDGHAAARLADFLLGT